tagtgatgggggcgcttttagttagaatatacaacgaactgtgtacatgactgccccctgctgcctggcagcacccgatctcttacagtgggctgtgatccgtacaattaacccctcaggtgctgcacctgaaggggttaattgtgcgtatcatagcctccTGAAAGGGGTTGGCCAATCTTACACATTGGTGAAATATATCGCTAGGAAAAGCCAGCAacatcagataggtgtgggtcctacctctgggacccacacctatctgacattagcatatcctagcgatctaCCACCAGGGTGTGAGATGGACCATGAAGTCCTGATTTACGGCTGGAGGGTTGGCGGTACGTACACAGCTACTTTCTGTAGAAATGACTGGGAGAAGCGTTGGAAACCCCTTCACATTTGGCCGTGTCTGGCATTTATTTCTGTGCCAAGTGACTACACAAGCAACGTCAACTCTGAAAACCAGGGGCTCATCGGTATTTGTGGAGTTTACAGGGGTCAGACTGTTACTGTAGGGGTTGTCATGGGGCCGGCTGGGATGTTCTGCACTGCGTATGTCTCACCTCTTTCATATGTTCTTACTTTTCCTCCAGTACCTGCACATTGATAAAAAAATCCTCCACGGAGACATCAAGTCCTCCAACGTTGTCATCAAAGGAGACTTtgagtccatcaaaatctgtgatGTCGGGGTGTCGCTGCCGCTGGACGAGAACATGATCAGTGAGTACCACGAGAGCCCATCTGAGGACTCATATGCAGGGTCTGGGGGGTTCATCAGTTGAGCCGAGGTTCCTGCACTAGGTTAAATTCTCCTCCTTACTTACAGTGACCGATCAGAAGGCATATTACATCGGCACTGAGTCCTGGAAACCCAAGGAAGCTCTGGAGGAGGACggggtaatcacagacaagtCAGACATCTACGCCTTTGGCCTGACTCTGTGGGAGATGATGACCCTGTCCATCCCTCATCTCAACCTGCCACCTGAAGATGACGATGATGAAGGTGCGAGTCTTCCGGACCCGGTGGACTATGGCCGGTGAGATCTCCTTCACTTATTTTATTGCTTCTTCTGTTTGTCCACAGAGGACTCGTTCGAGGAAGACGACTTTGACGAGGACGCCTACTATGAAGCCCTGGGGACGCGGCCCGCGCTGAACGCAGATGAGCTGAACGATTCCTACCAGCGGGTCATCGAACTGTTCTACATGTGCTCGAGTGAGGACCCCAAGGAGAGACCCTCTGCTGCCCAGATTGTGGAGGCCTTAGAGGCGGAGAACATCCAATGAGTATTTTTAGGGCTGAGCTAGGCTCAGGGTGTCTCCAGTTTTAGAGTTTTTAAAGTGCCAATTTCCTTAGAAAGTTACCAAGAGACGGTTTAGATAAGTTACATAGATAGAGGCGTTACAATGAGGAGAATGTATGGTAAAGAGGCAGATACATCGCCCCCAGAGGCGAGGGAGAAAACTGCACCTAACACAGCAACTTGTGGTGCAGAAAAGTCTTTGTTTAGTTATCGTTTTTgttttattaatgtatttatgTGTTATGTATtcatataataaaatgtattagattATAACAAAACCGTCATTCACCAACTGCCAATCATTATacaattatagcagttatattcatgtacataggaggcagtattatagcagttatattcatgtacataggaggcagtattatagtagttatactcttatacataggaggtagtattatagtaattatattcttgtacataggagcagtattatagcagttatattcttgtacataggagcagtattatagtagttatattcttgtacataggagcagtattatagtagttatattcttgtacataggagcagtattatagtagttatattcttgtacataggagcagtattatagtagttatattcttgtacataggaggcagtattatagtagttatattcttgtacataggaggcagtattatagtagttatattcttgtacataggaggcagtattatagtagttatattcttgtacataggagcagcattatagtagttatattcttgtacataggagcagtattatagtagttatattcttgtacataggaggcagtattatagtagttatattcttgtaca
The genomic region above belongs to Bufo gargarizans isolate SCDJY-AF-19 chromosome 4, ASM1485885v1, whole genome shotgun sequence and contains:
- the PBK gene encoding lymphokine-activated killer T-cell-originated protein kinase; this encodes METSESSFKTPCKVERKKSSGPCTPSPSFAIPASPFMKKFGYGTGVSVYLMKRSPKGLSHSPWAVKKVNKQCDKSSKNLYEKRLNDEAQILKNLQHPNIIGYRGLTKTNDGSLCLAMEYGGEKSLNDLIEERNEKCQGPFPADTILKVALNMARGLKYLHIDKKILHGDIKSSNVVIKGDFESIKICDVGVSLPLDENMIMTDQKAYYIGTESWKPKEALEEDGVITDKSDIYAFGLTLWEMMTLSIPHLNLPPEDDDDEEDSFEEDDFDEDAYYEALGTRPALNADELNDSYQRVIELFYMCSSEDPKERPSAAQIVEALEAENIQ